The window TGATAACAACCTCACTGGCTTGTTGCCCAAGTCTCTTGCGAAACTACTCAAGCTACGATCGTTATATCTCAACGACCAAAAGTTGTCGGGTAAAATTGAATTCCTTTCATCCATGACCCAGTTGAAATATGTGTGGCTTCACGGGAACGCCTTTGAGGGTCCCATTCCTGACTTGTCAAACTGCACCAACTTGGCAGAACTTTATCTTGACAACAATCAATTAACGGGTGCAGTTCCACCTTCTCTCATCAATCTCTCGTATTTGGAGGAGGTTTTCTTGGCCAACAACTCGCTGCAGGGCCCTATGCCTGCGTTCAACAAGAATGTGAAAACAATAATTCTTGAAGGAAATGGGTTCTGTTTAAACCATCCTGGCCCTTGTGATTACAGAGTCACCACTTTGCTACAAGTTGCTGAGGCCTTTGGATATCCGTTTCAGTTGGCGCGCACGTGGCGAGGGAACGATCCCTGTAACCGTTGGAGTTTCATCACGTGCGATATCCAAGGCAAGATCAGAACCGTCAATTTGACGAACCTGAATCTCACCGGAACCATCTCGCCTGCCTTTGGCAATTTAAGCGATTTGCGAGAACTGCATCTTAGTGGGAACAATTTAAGCGGATCAATACCTGAAAGTTTGACAACTCTGTCACAACTCAAGATTCTGGATGTCTCCAACAACAACTTATCCGGGATCATTCCCACATTCTCTTCTAGCATCACGCTCAATACTACAAATAATCATGGTTTTGTTGATAGAAATTCTCCACCCAAAGCAAGTCCTCCTCATCCATCTGCACTTCCTCCCAGTCCTACTAATAGAGCAAGGCCAACCGCATCTAGAACCACACCTCTTTGGATTAAATTAGGTACGCTCTAATCTACGTACACCAACTGCAATCTTGCatgctaaaaattaaaaaaataattcatgtAAACTAAAAGTTAGTCATCATGTATTTGCATATATTAAATAATCAGCAACTAGAATAATACAATAGAAGAATGATCAAACATGTTTCCAGCAgtatgataaaatattttatgagatgtcaaatacatatttttatatcTTATGATTTATTAGTAGCTAATCTTTTGTATACACTTAGTATGATTGGTTAAAATTAAAGAGATTAGATGCATATGGTAAATCACATGAGAATGACAGATCTTTGTTAATGGGACATGAGTAGTAAATATATAGGCTTATGAATTGTGAATAGATAGACTCGCAGGTATACAATGGCCACAATTATATTGATCCTTGATATTGGCTTCAACATCTCATATGGTAGCTCTAACTTGATTTCAAAAGTGTAGGATCATTTTCAAGTTTTGATAGTTGCTTAACTAAATTTTTCTGTTGTGTATGTATGCTTCTTGGAAATATTTTCCTACGGAATATACAAAATATAAGTTTCTATCTACTTTCAttatctcctctctctctctctgatttatcttttcctttttcaaaaaacaaaatggaaatttcttctaaaattttgaaaattaaaacgaaaaaaattaagaatCCTCTCTTGTGTCAAATATAACGTTATTCAAATAGCATTACTCTATTTGTAATTATTCTTCACGTCATTGCATATACGCAGGTGCTGGTGCTGCAGGTAGTGTTGTTGGAATTATTGTAATCTTTGGAGTGATTGTTTTTAACCGTAAGAGGCGTTTAGGTTTAGTACAAAAGATAGTGTtaaggagaaaaagaaagcacGTTGATCATTATGTTGAAAATCTCATCAAAAGTTACAGTTCTCTGAGTCTTAAGCGATATTCTTATAAAGAAGTGAAAAAAATGACAAAGTTGTTTAGTGAAAAATTAGGAGAAGGAGGATATGGCATTGTGTATAAAGCAAGTTTAGCTGATGGTCAACAGGTGGCAGTAAAAATACTGAAAGAGTCAAAGGGAAGTGTGGAAGAATTTATAGATGAAGTTTTTATCATTAGCAGAACATCTCATATGAACATTGTTTCACTTTTGGGATTTTGTTATGAGAAGAATAAACGAGCATTGGTTTATGAATTCATGCACAATGACTCTTTAGATAAGTTTACTTATAAAAAAGAGTCTTCTAATGGTGTTTATAAT is drawn from Arachis hypogaea cultivar Tifrunner chromosome 12, arahy.Tifrunner.gnm2.J5K5, whole genome shotgun sequence and contains these coding sequences:
- the LOC112729553 gene encoding receptor protein kinase TMK1-like, translating into MVQPRLKSKTLTSGLATLFLFFLLLWRCVLSDNELVDYEAAYLEKLRKAISPAPSNWFTATNMCDWSRVICTDGVDGRTVVDINLSSMSLNGTLPSGLNNSLHNLKTLNLGHNSLTGPLPSFAGLSLLQELHLESNNFTSVPHGCFQGLKSLQQFSFTSNTNLEPWTFPVDLADSIELRILDLGATNLTGSLPDTFDSFPDLQILELFDNNLTGLLPKSLAKLLKLRSLYLNDQKLSGKIEFLSSMTQLKYVWLHGNAFEGPIPDLSNCTNLAELYLDNNQLTGAVPPSLINLSYLEEVFLANNSLQGPMPAFNKNVKTIILEGNGFCLNHPGPCDYRVTTLLQVAEAFGYPFQLARTWRGNDPCNRWSFITCDIQGKIRTVNLTNLNLTGTISPAFGNLSDLRELHLSGNNLSGSIPESLTTLSQLKILDVSNNNLSGIIPTFSSSITLNTTNNHGFVDRNSPPKASPPHPSALPPSPTNRARPTASRTTPLWIKLGAGAAGSVVGIIVIFGVIVFNRKRRLGLVQKIVLRRKRKHVDHYVENLIKSYSSLSLKRYSYKEVKKMTKLFSEKLGEGGYGIVYKASLADGQQVAVKILKESKGSVEEFIDEVFIISRTSHMNIVSLLGFCYEKNKRALVYEFMHNDSLDKFTYKKESSNGVYNLDWNTWYQISIGIARGLEYLHQGCNTKILHLDIKPQNILLDEHFCPKIADFGLAKICKKDQSIVSILGTRGTPGYIAPEVFSRTYGGVSHKSDVYSYGMLILEIIGGRHNYYESKESHTNELCFPDWIYKDLEKGNIPTRCLLDKEEENGMVMKMTLVSLWCIQPNPLDRPSMGKVIDMLEGSLESIPYPPKPVLFSPERLVSQYSDISYSNEHETSSTTIEEIDLEKGLM